Proteins found in one Oncorhynchus mykiss isolate Arlee chromosome 3, USDA_OmykA_1.1, whole genome shotgun sequence genomic segment:
- the LOC110520437 gene encoding atypical chemokine receptor 3-like has translation MNSFDLDELFDTWEDLNLTGLLENGTRVEMGGCPTAFDRSALLHSMCILYVFIFVVGLAANSLVLWINIRAQRTTSPRHETHLYIAHLAAADLCVCITLPVWVSSLAQHSHWPFSELACKLTHLLFSVNLFSSIFFLACMSVDRYLSMTRPADSEDGGRRRKLIRHGVCMGVWLLALVASLPDTYFLRALRSSQGEVVLCRPVYPEEHPREWMVGVQLSFILLGFIIPFPVIALAYALLAKALSSSSSSSSSAVEQERRVSRRMILAYIVVFLGCWGPYHGVLLADALSLLGLVPLSCGLENALYVALHLTQCLSLLHCCVNPILYNFLNRNYRYDLMKAFIFKYSTRTGLARLIEQTHVSETEYSAVAVENTPQI, from the coding sequence ATGAACAGCTTCGATCTGGATGAGCTGTTCGACACGTGGGAGGACCTGAACCTCACAGGCCTCCTGGAGAACGGGACGCGCGTGGAGATGGGTGGCTGTCCCACAGCCTTCGACCGCAGCGCCCTGCTCCACTCCATGTGCATCCTCTACGTCTTCATCTTCGTGGTCGGTTTGGCCGCCAACAGCCTCGTCCTCTGGATCAACATCCGCGCCCAGCGCACCACCTCCCCTCGCCACGAGACCCACCTTTACATCGCCCACCTGGCGGCGGCTGACCTGTGCGTGTGCATCACGTTGCCCGTGTGGGTGAGCTCCCTGGCACAGCACAGCCACTGGCCCTTCAGCGAGTTGGCGTGTAAGCTCACCCACCTGCTCTTCTCCGTTAACCTCTTCAGCTCCATCTTCTTCCTGGCCTGCATGAGCGTCGACCGCTACCTGAGCATGACACGGCCGGCCGACAGTGAGGATGGGGGTCGGCGCCGGAAGCTGATTCGCCACGGCGTATGTATGGGGGTGTGGCTCCTGGCTCTGGTGGCTTCCCTGCCGGACACATACTTCCTGCGGGCTCTGAGGTCATCACAAGGGGAGGTAGTGCTGTGCAGGCCGGTGTACCCAGAGGAACACCCTAGGGAGTGGATGGTAGGAGTCCAGCTGAGCTTCATCCTGCTTGGCTTCATCATCCCCTTCCCTGTCATCGCTCTGGCCTATGCCCTCCTGGCCAAagcactctcctcctcctcctcctcttcctcctcggcaGTGGAGCAGGAGCGTCGTGTGAGCCGCAGGATGATCCTGGCCTACATAGTGGTGTTCCTCGGCTGCTGGGGGCCCTACCACGGGGTGCTCCTGGCCGATGCCCTCTCCCTGCTGGGCCTGGTTCCTCTGAGCTGTGGGCTGGAGAACGCCCTCTACGTGGCGCTGCACCTCACCCAGTGTCTGTCCCTGCTCCACTGCTGCGTCAACCCCATCCTCTACAACTTCCTCAACAGGAACTACCGCTACGACCTGATGAAGGCCTTCATCTTTAAGTACTCCACACGTACAGGCCTGGCCAGGCTCATAGAACAGACCCATGTCTCTGAGACAGAGTACTCTGCCGTCGCTGTGGAGAACACACCACAGATCTGA